Proteins from a genomic interval of Asticcacaulis sp. AND118:
- a CDS encoding pentapeptide repeat-containing protein — protein sequence MPLVQSAATLQPIDPGSLRTILDLHQKYKTMKPGGQLANLAYIDLTGVNLEGADLSDAVLTGACLRGAALRDVNLSRANLFGCDLREADLRFAVLDRADMRGACLRGANLTGASLTRCDLREGQIAFKDERHGLRLMKHEKRAGELDYAILSGADLSGARMTGTAAVSADFRDAQLEGAILTHAKLRNASLDGANLSSADLSSADLSGASLKGAVMVGTTTQGMTTKDADMSDILVAPVSVFIDDEPLDALLDSYEAWCNSGGQQGSTQDFSGLDFRSTATLIGRKLTAANMAGAVLYGMDLSGAQLQGVNLSGADLRMANLSGADLRGARLIGARLTRATLDRADLSPLPLGGDRTLRTDLCRAVLTHASLKNTDLTRARLLEAEMAHVRDQGCNYTLAKDNPLAVAQPSGGEFTAIP from the coding sequence TTGCCGCTCGTCCAGTCCGCCGCCACGCTGCAGCCCATCGATCCGGGATCGTTGAGGACCATCCTCGACCTGCATCAGAAGTACAAGACGATGAAGCCGGGCGGGCAACTGGCCAACCTCGCCTATATCGACCTGACCGGCGTCAATCTCGAAGGGGCCGATCTGTCCGACGCGGTGCTCACCGGCGCGTGTCTGCGCGGCGCAGCCCTGCGCGACGTCAATCTCAGCCGCGCCAACCTGTTCGGCTGCGACCTGCGCGAAGCCGACCTGCGCTTTGCCGTGCTCGATCGCGCCGATATGCGCGGGGCCTGCCTGCGCGGGGCCAATCTGACCGGCGCCAGTCTGACGCGCTGCGACCTGCGCGAAGGCCAGATCGCCTTCAAGGACGAACGCCACGGGCTGCGCCTGATGAAGCATGAAAAGCGCGCCGGGGAACTCGACTACGCCATCCTGTCGGGTGCGGACCTGTCGGGCGCGCGCATGACCGGAACCGCGGCCGTTTCGGCCGATTTCCGCGACGCCCAACTCGAAGGGGCTATCCTCACCCATGCCAAGCTGCGCAACGCTTCGCTCGACGGCGCGAACCTGTCTTCAGCCGACCTGTCGTCCGCCGACCTGTCCGGCGCGTCGCTGAAGGGCGCGGTGATGGTCGGCACGACGACCCAGGGCATGACCACCAAAGACGCCGACATGTCGGATATCCTCGTCGCTCCGGTCAGCGTCTTCATCGACGACGAGCCGCTCGACGCCCTGCTCGACTCTTATGAGGCCTGGTGCAACAGCGGCGGCCAGCAGGGTTCGACGCAGGATTTCAGCGGCCTCGATTTCCGCAGCACCGCCACCCTGATCGGGCGCAAGCTCACCGCCGCCAACATGGCCGGGGCCGTGCTTTACGGCATGGACCTGTCGGGCGCGCAGCTTCAGGGCGTGAACCTGTCCGGCGCCGATCTGCGCATGGCCAATCTGTCAGGAGCCGACCTGCGCGGTGCACGCCTGATCGGCGCACGCCTGACCCGCGCGACGCTTGACCGGGCCGACCTGTCGCCCCTGCCGCTGGGCGGCGACCGTACCTTGCGCACGGACCTGTGCCGCGCCGTGCTGACCCACGCCAGTCTCAAAAATACGGATCTGACGCGCGCCCGCCTGCTGGAGGCCGAGATGGCGCACGTCCGCGATCAGGGCTGCAACTATACGCTGGCGAAAGATAATCCTCTCGCTGTGGCGCAGCCATCAGGAGGAGAATTTACAGCCATCCCTTGA
- a CDS encoding transcriptional repressor: MSHACDHDHDHAHHLDHGGVEARLSEARRLCEAQGERMTAPRLRTLELILGENAPVKAYDVIDRFHPEGAAKPPTVYRALAFLEQMGLIHRIESLNAFVACQGHADGKAVQPHAAAFLLCDCCGGSEEVAVNLPEIDRQAAASGFETRRITLEARGLCKACR, encoded by the coding sequence ATGTCTCACGCCTGCGACCACGATCACGACCACGCTCACCATCTCGATCACGGGGGCGTCGAGGCGCGCCTGAGCGAGGCCCGCCGCCTGTGCGAGGCCCAGGGCGAGCGCATGACCGCCCCGCGCCTGCGGACGCTGGAACTGATCCTCGGCGAAAATGCGCCGGTCAAAGCCTATGACGTCATCGATCGCTTTCATCCCGAGGGCGCGGCGAAACCGCCGACCGTCTATCGTGCGCTGGCCTTCCTTGAGCAGATGGGCCTGATCCACCGCATCGAAAGCCTCAATGCCTTCGTCGCCTGTCAGGGCCACGCCGACGGCAAGGCGGTGCAGCCCCACGCGGCGGCCTTCCTGCTGTGCGACTGCTGCGGCGGCAGCGAAGAAGTGGCGGTGAACCTGCCCGAAATCGACCGGCAGGCGGCGGCCAGCGGTTTCGAGACGCGGCGCATCACGCTGGAAGCGCGCGGCCTGTGCAAGGCCTGCCGCTAA
- a CDS encoding magnesium transporter CorA family protein — MLNIYSRDTSRDGALTVVPPAAQDNAGDETGWCEITPDGVWIDLFEPDREEERYVEGVVGLNLPTREDMQEIEFSSRLYLEDGAAFMTAQVAFYGGHEHLQSGPVTFVLHRQHLITIRYIDPKSFSIFADRTIRQSGTCDQPHEALGNLLEVLIDRTADLLEKASATVDEISGRIFAPKRGRNLEKVLRELGRCQSDTARIRDSLVSFGRLLLFARALDHEVVGTDDAGFNAFHDKLRTLEKDVASLNDHSAFVSGNIAYLHEAALGMINLEQNTTIKIVSVASVAFLPPTLIASLYGMNFEFMPELHVPWAYPLVVAAMVLSAVVPLVWFRIKGWL, encoded by the coding sequence ATGCTCAATATCTACAGCCGCGACACCTCCCGCGATGGCGCTTTGACCGTCGTGCCGCCGGCGGCACAAGACAATGCGGGAGACGAGACCGGCTGGTGCGAGATTACGCCGGACGGCGTGTGGATCGACCTTTTCGAACCCGACCGCGAGGAAGAGCGCTATGTCGAAGGCGTGGTCGGGTTGAACCTGCCGACGCGCGAGGACATGCAGGAGATCGAGTTCTCCTCCCGGCTCTATCTGGAAGACGGCGCGGCCTTCATGACGGCGCAGGTGGCCTTTTACGGCGGGCACGAACATCTGCAATCGGGGCCGGTGACCTTCGTCCTGCATCGTCAGCACCTCATCACCATCCGCTACATCGACCCCAAGTCGTTCAGCATCTTCGCCGACCGCACCATCCGTCAGTCGGGGACCTGCGATCAGCCGCACGAAGCGCTGGGCAACCTGCTGGAGGTGCTGATCGACCGCACGGCGGACCTGCTGGAAAAGGCCTCGGCCACGGTGGACGAGATTTCAGGCCGCATCTTCGCGCCCAAACGCGGGCGCAATCTGGAAAAGGTGCTGCGCGAACTGGGCCGCTGTCAGTCGGATACGGCGCGCATCCGCGACAGCCTGGTCTCCTTCGGACGGTTGCTGTTGTTCGCGCGGGCGCTGGATCATGAAGTCGTCGGGACGGACGATGCCGGCTTCAACGCCTTCCATGACAAGCTGCGCACGCTAGAAAAGGATGTGGCTTCGCTCAACGACCATTCAGCCTTCGTGTCGGGCAATATCGCCTATCTGCACGAGGCCGCGTTGGGGATGATCAATCTGGAGCAGAACACGACGATCAAGATCGTCTCCGTGGCCTCGGTGGCCTTTCTGCCGCCGACCCTGATCGCCTCGCTCTACGGGATGAATTTTGAATTCATGCCGGAACTGCACGTGCCGTGGGCCTATCCGCTGGTAGTGGCGGCGATGGTGCTGTCGGCGGTGGTGCCGCTGGTGTGGTTCCGCATCAAGGGATGGCTGTAA